The bacterium genome has a segment encoding these proteins:
- a CDS encoding DUF4410 domain-containing protein — MQGFLGRRNSVFGLVLVISVLVVGCAAPNRYAMKSPATADVRSFRSVEVVSVSTGITEDELDPGTPTELRMAIISAIQKARTYRQVAAELDSSAGVLQIRAKIVRFDRGSQAARYLVGFGAGKARLHVDCEFVDKESESIVAVGTFIAEIAGGLFGGTSNQGTMSKNVAKQVARFLKKGK; from the coding sequence ATGCAAGGCTTTCTTGGCCGGAGAAACAGCGTTTTCGGACTCGTTCTGGTTATATCGGTACTGGTTGTTGGATGCGCGGCTCCAAACCGGTATGCGATGAAGAGTCCGGCGACGGCCGATGTCAGGAGCTTCCGGAGTGTTGAAGTCGTCAGTGTCTCGACCGGTATCACAGAAGACGAGCTTGATCCGGGAACACCGACGGAATTGCGGATGGCGATTATTAGCGCCATTCAGAAGGCGAGGACCTACCGGCAAGTGGCGGCGGAGCTTGATTCGAGTGCGGGAGTCCTGCAAATACGGGCAAAGATCGTCCGATTTGACAGGGGAAGCCAGGCGGCGCGGTACCTTGTAGGTTTTGGTGCGGGGAAAGCGCGTCTTCACGTGGATTGCGAGTTTGTTGATAAGGAATCTGAGAGCATTGTTGCCGTGGGAACCTTCATTGCCGAAATAGCCGGAGGCCTATTCGGCGGCACATCAAACCAAGGGACAATGTCGAAAAACGTGGCCAAGCAGGTGGCCAGATTCCTCAAGAAGGGCAAGTAA